The Candidatus Jidaibacter acanthamoeba region GCTTATTCCTTATTAGACCAGGATTTTTAAGTAAGTATTCAACTTGCTTTTCAGAGAAATTAGCTACCTCATTAGGTTCAAAATTATAAAATGCTTTTTTATAATTATCTCTCTTCTTTAATATGGTAAGCCAGCTTAATCCTGCTTGAGCACCTTCGAGAATTAGGAACTCGAATAGAGTATTGTCATCATTAACTAATACCCCCCATTCTTGATCATGATAATCAATATAAATTGGATGCTTCTCACACCATGTGCATCTAGTTATTTTCATAAAACTTACCCGGTAAAAATATATGCTTTCTATTTAGAGCAAAAACAAATTGTTTAAAATCT contains the following coding sequences:
- a CDS encoding DNA-3-methyladenine glycosylase I, whose amino-acid sequence is MKITRCTWCEKHPIYIDYHDQEWGVLVNDDNTLFEFLILEGAQAGLSWLTILKKRDNYKKAFYNFEPNEVANFSEKQVEYLLKNPGLIRNK